The nucleotide sequence AAGCAAGATAATAGAGATAATAGTTACAAATgaaaggttgtgagttcgagtcaccccaaaagcaaggtgggggagttcttggagggaaaggatgccgagggtctatcagaaacagcctctctaccccagggtaggggtaaggtctgcgtacacactaccctccccagaccccactagtggattacactgagttgttgttgttgttgtagttacaaatgaaaggtaagttaaaatcaaacaaattttaataaaaaattatcattGACCTACTAGGATAAGTAAATGAAATTTATGCAATTTGTAATCTTAAAATATCGATGTAATCAATATAAATGTTACTTTATATACAGTGATTACATAATAATAGGTATCTACTTCCCGATGTGGGACACTATACATGACTAACTACTTAACATGCAAAAATTATAGCAGGTCAATCTGCTACCAAGCATACttttatcctaaaaattcaaagaTCTCCCTCTCTCACACCAAAAAAATGAAGGATAAAAAAATGAAGGATATCGTTTAAATTcattcaaaaataatttattgtACGTTTATATTTTGTAATGATGACAAATAAATATATGGTCAAACAATTTCTAACGTATCTACCACAATATGTTCTCTCACATGGCTAATTTTacgttgcactttcaagaggatATCAATGTCAACAAAGAGTCCAGGTCATGACAGAGCAATCaaaatagatgaaatgaacataCGCCAAGAATATCGTCTATAAAAAAGTATTAGTTAAGATACGCTTCACTACAGTTTGTAcctcataaaataaaaataagtaaaaagtcATATTTATCTAATTAAACTTGGATTGTCTCATCTTCGTATGTTTAGATGATATCAAATCATCTTGACATCAACAAACAAGTCACTATACGATGATCCACATTTAATTTGCAGAAATGTATGTGACagcactatctttggtaatttttttatataggaatgtaagaattatatttgtaaatGTTTACTCATTTCAATCTCATACTTTTCAGATTTAGTTTGTATTTTAGTAACAGTAAAACCATATATTGTAAAAGGACGAAGTAAAATAAAAGAGATaataattacaaagaaaagattaAGTTATTAGAACATAAGTTCATGCAAGTGTTCATTTTATCTCCTATATAGATGAAATATAATGTAATTTATGCAACTTGTAAAATATAGGTATGCTTGTTGATTGTTCATCTTGGTAGGTTTAGACAATTCCATTATTTTGTCCTCGACAAACAAATAACCATTCCAATTTGATCATTCACATATATACTTTATTCTTTCATGTATAATATATACTCAAAGCTTTATTTtaataatgatgatgatattaTTATACAAAATCAAGTACCACAAGACTCGATATACATGTGCAACACATGTGCCGAGAAAAGAGTAAAACAGAAAAGGCAAACACAAGTTCAAGTTGTAATAATGCTTTCACATAAAAGCAAAAAGGGACAAACAACTACTGCCACAAATTTCTGAAGACCAGTTAAACAATGTACTGGAAATTCTGAAATGGTCTTCTCATTCAAGGTATATAGCAGGGGAACCCAGAAAAGACATGTTATAAAAGTCAACAAATGTACCATGAGTACATGTGATTTCTAAACACTAAACCAGTGGATCAGAATCACACCGCAGCCTCACGTTTGAGGCTACTTACTAAAGCACATTTAAGACATGGAAAAGTAATTCAAAAACACAACAAACTTAAAAAAGCTTTCTTGATTAGACTTGGCGACTCGGCTACTCAAATTTGTTTtcatttcttctcttctttttgaaACTTAAAGGCTACGTTTTGCATCTACTCAGGTAGTCAgattgatgaatttttctcctgagTCCAGCTTTAATGGCATTCTTATGCCTTTCAAAAACAGTGAAGTTTTTGTAGTTATCAGTAGGGATTTGAGAGTAACTAGGATAGTTTCCGAGTTGTTTTTGGCATTCTCTTCAGATATCATAAAGTTTTGGAGCCCATATAAACTTTTGGAGTGCTCCCACCTTGGCGCCAAACATGAATCCAATCATTATTCTCCACCCTAATCCCTCTTCCCCCAACAAATACAACTACCAAAATATTTCAGGCAGCATTTAGATCTATTTATTCCAAACTTTGGGGAGGACAAGCTCATAGATTGATGACTCCAATGTTCACATGTACATTGACTAGTAAAAAAAAGTAACTCCATATATTCTGGTTATTATCTGAGTCAAATTTTAAAAGACAATCAAATTGTGGAAATCTCAATTCCATTAAGGAGGACCAAGAATATGTTTAAATATTAGCAAGAGGAGCTGCAACTCGTGTCAACTTATACGTAGTTCCTCCGGTCGCGAGCTTGTTGTAGTCGGTCCTAAGGGGAGAATGCCTCAACCCAAAACTAGTTGAGTTGGCTATATGAATCCCCTATATTCATCCTTCTATTTGGACCTATTTCACCCCAATACTAAACAATTTGACTGTTAAAGCAAATTAGTGGTTCTCCAAAACTATATATTCTTTAAATCAAACACTGATGCCAAGCAAAATTTGTCTGTGAATGAATCAACTTCAAATCAGTTTCATCAAAATGTACATATAGTTATTCACAATTCCCTTCCAAATAAGCCAAGCTACAGAATTTTTCAAAAAATCGCATCTAGTGGCAGCTAATAGAAAGATGTCCTTGTACAGTGAGTGGTATCTTAGCTTCCATCAATCTGATGGAAGGGAGTAGACACTCGGTGCTTCAAGACAAACATGGAAGTACTCAAAAAAATCAATTATCATTGTATATGATGCATTTTAGGGATGTCCTATTTTCCTATAAAACATAAGTTATACTATAGACCAATCAAAATCCCCAGATACTGTTTCAAGCATAACGACATCCACCACTCCCACTAATGTCTATGCAACCATGTGGAGTTGGTATAGTCACCATAGCACACAGGTTTCTCTCAGCTAAATTCTGAACATCTCAGATATTGGAAATTGCAGAACATTTGTGACCAATATCATAATTGTCATGATTCTCATGAAGATAAGAAGATAAAATGACAGAAACTTGCGCATATGAGATAGGAAGAAAAATTGGAAGGCAAAACTCTATAATACCTCATTCTCTGGCAATTGAACTCCAATGATGCCAGTGATGTAGGACAAAGGCACGTTCATATTGTAGATTGAGAGATCAGGATATACAAATGATTTTCCATCAGGATATGTTACTTTAACTGGTTCAACTTCAAACTTCCGCTCACAGTACACTGAAAACATAGTTACCTGCGGATAATATTTAATTATTCAGACACCCAGCAAACTGaaggaggaaaagaaaaagagcccCTCAGCTTCTTCTATTCCTACCATTGTGTTCAAAACAACATTGGCCTTCGTCAAATCTGTGGCTGTACATTCTATAAACACGTTCTTTGTTTTCAATGTAATGGCCGAATGTGCACCGTTGATAATGGGGGGCAAAGACAAAACAGTCCTGCagaacagagagagagagagattaatGAGTTGAAGAAAGTAGAGCCGTCAATATGGGCTTGGCCCGTTGAGCCAGCCCAGCCCGTGATTTAGCAGGGTTGGGCTAGAATTTTTGGAGCCTGTATAAAAATGGGGCTTTTAAGCCCGGCCTGAGTAAGCCCGTGGCCCGTGAGGCTCGCTGGGCTGGGCTGGCCCGTGGgcctaataaaatatttatttaaaatatataaaaataaaaagtatactgCCTCTAGAGATGGAAAGTCAGAATTGGATCTTTACTAAGAGGAAtcaaaacttgatcttgagaagTTTCAAGAGATGGATGTTGTCATGTATTGGAATGACCATTCTAGAAAATACCCTGATCTTTCAGTGATGGTGCGTGATGTACTTAGTATTCCTATTACCATTATAGCATCGGAATCAACATTTAGCATTGGTAATGCATTTTTACAAAGTACAGAAGTTGCATTTATTATGAAAATGTCCACACACTAGTTACTACTCGAAATTGGCTGCACAGCTTTTCTCAAACTCAAActagtaatatttttttatgtggatttaaatatcattagtttttagaatttaattattcttaatatttaactaattaatattgcatatgaattgtagatgtagatgaaagtgaagatgttaagacaaccttgtcacaagcggattcaaatgtgtttgattAAGATGATGTGTTGGACATCTCATAAGCATCATGGACGTTCTCTTATAtagtttattttgagttttgacttttagtgaataaaatatagttttgtcttttactttttttagtgtttattgtgatatattggaataatataaaaagttattaagttttgcgtattttttccaataagatattttttaacttttaaataattattttagtcagaacttaaagaaaaaatataaaattatatttttaaaaaggatGGGCCGGCCCGTGGGGGCCCGCAGCCCACATAGGGCTGGGGTGGGCTGACCATTATAAGGCTCATCAAAATGGTGGGCTAGCCCCGCCCAGCCCGTCAATTGCTAAAGCCCATGTGATTGACAGTTGTAATGCATTCAGGTATTGAGCACTTCTCATAACAGCTAAGCATCTCAAGTATTTCTTTCTTTGATAAGTAAACATATCGATTTTATGAGATTCCAAACAACTATTAATAGCTGTACCAGACAAAATAATCTGCCTAGGATATATCCAACTAAAAAATGAGTGCTGACAAGCTCCATACAGTTTGCCTAATAGTTCTCGAGTTTTATTGAACAGTTTGTCAATAGCTATCCCATTCAGAATGTGCAAGCAAAATAGAGCAGTACTCcctttgtttcaatttatgtgacacactttccttattagtccgttccgaaaagaatgacacatttctaataAAAAATTAACGAAGTGAAATATCATTAAAAGCATTCACAAGATGCAAAGATTACAAGAGAGAAGAATCTGACAGCtcaaatgacacatttctatatttgaaaaacaaaacttttcattttacctattttaccctAAATGAGAAACTTTTACAACCACACAAATTGAAGGACACACAAAAACTTTTACCCTTTAAGCTTTTGAAACCACGAGTTTAAAaagtctttctttttttcttaacctccgtgccgagtcaaactacgtcacataaattgagacggagggagtacaCCAGAAACTATATAACTATTGGAGTAAAGAAGTCTCAAGACACACAAAGAAGTTAATTACTCTTACTATTTTCAAGCCATAAACTCTTAGGGCATCTCCAACCCTTGCACCATTTTTTTACACCAAAATAGTGCAAAGTAACTCCAATCCATTACACTATTTTTTACACCAAAAAAGAATATTCCTTTtatattcttctttctcttctatattatattattttctttataaaacaaatccattcttttttctttcatatttatcccatataattcatatttctttcttatataaccagttaatataaaattattttatatcaGTCGCTATtgtattaaatatttgtttttatGAATATCAATGAGCATTGTGTTATTTATTAACAACATATTATATTTCAATTTTGtgcttttcattatttttttgatggttatatatatatatatatatatttttatacaattataacttataataaaattaacttacaattttatataaaaataaaatatacgaaaattaatttataaaaattatacaccaaaattaaaatataaaattaatattataaagatattacataaaaattataattaattataaaattataatatgttAAATTAAAAGTGTTATATGATAaaagataatattaaaataatggtGAATAGTAATGGTGTTGATGAATAGTGTTACACCAAAATGAATAGTGTTACACCACATACCAAAATGGTGTAAGAAATGGTGTTGGGGTGGAGCAAAAAAACACCAAATCTTACACAAATAGTGTTGGGTTGGAGATGGTTTTATCATGAACTGTAAGCAAAGAGGTCAACTGGCATGCAGCGAAGTAACTAAATGCAGTAAGATAGCTCCAGACCAGAAGGCTCATTTGTAAATTGGATACCTTTTACAATCATATATAACAGGGTACACTGGTGAATTCTCGATTATGTGCAGAAACTTCTTCAACTTCAAATCCGACTGTAAATTCAGGGCAGCAATGTGTGAGAGATGTTGTTAAAACATAAAATTAACTTCAGTAAATCTTCAACATAACACCTAAACAAGAAACAATAATAATCAGACTAAGAATAAAAGCTTAAGTTGCAACTCACTTTGTAAAATTCCATCAGCTCATCAGCTCTGAAGTTTCTGGTCTGAAGAAACAACCAATTTCAATATCAGCATTAACACCAACATAACCTAGGCCAACTGCCAAAATAAAACCACTTACCTGCTTTAATGGCACAAAATTAATTTCCGAAGGAGGCAAAGCCTGAAATTAGAGGGGCAAAAGGTTTCAGTATCCAATCAGAAACTACTTAGGAAAAGAACGCAGTACACGAAAATCAGATTTACAAGGAAAAACCAGGCTGTCACTCTAAATTTAGAGCTAGTAATACACGGAAAACTTTGAATTAAGTATACCAACTGGTGTATACCTCATATGTGAAAGGTCCTTCAATTGTATCTAGGTCATGGGTACCAATTGCCACCAAGGTTCTTCGCCTAGGAAAAgcaaaaaatagaataaacaacAAGGACCTAAGCGTGAGCAGGAGAAAACATATGCAGGATTTTTATAGATATAAATAATGTGATTCCCCACAATATAATTCAGGAATTATTCATAATAGTTTTGTATGGACACTGCTCAGGGAAAAAGTTCAATATTGACAACCCATACGGGTTGGCCAAAGTTCAATATTGACAACCCATACGGGTTGGCCAAAGTTCAAATTGACAACCCATAAGGGTGTGGTCTGGTAgtcgacgatgatgatgatgacaacaacaagaagaaaaaataacaacaacaacaacaacaataacaataataataagaagaagaagaagcaccaccaccaccacccaagggtgtggcctagtggtcaatgaagtggatTAAAACATGGGAGATCATGGTTCAATCCCAGCAAAGACAAAAAATACTAGCTGATTTCTTACTCATCTACCTATACTTTGTTTAGGTAGAGTTATCTGGTGCATGTGCTAGTGGGAGCAGGCACCGATGGAATAGTCAATGTGCGTGCAAGCTGACCCAAACACCATCTTAATTAATAATACATTATGTGATAGAGAATTCTTCTAAATCCTATCTTTATTTATACCCAAATGGAGAAGGAATAAAGCAAAAGTCACGATTCATGGCACTTCTACTAAAGATCACGTCAGTATGAGAACTTGGAGGTTAGTAGCAAAGATACACAGTATACCGGTTGAGATAAACAAATGAAGGGATAGTTAAGGTCAATGATCCTCTACATCTAATGGAAGTGAAACAAAAAATACAACCCCACCCCCATCCCCATCCCACCCCAAAAGTAgaaatgaaaaggaaagaaatagaGAATAACTTCTGTTCTCTGGATGCCTCTTTAAGCAATTAAATAGAATTCAGCTACTTTTTACACTATTTGCACACTTTCTCCTCAGCATGTAAGCCATTGCATCATCGATACACAAGTTTCCCCAAAATTCAAGAATTAAAAGATACTCCCTGCTTTCTATCTTTACATATTTTACAAATAGATCTGAAGATAAGGTTTACCAAAACTTGCACACATTTCGAATGTCACCTTACCCTTGACGCTAAGAACTTTGTAATACATTAACTTTCTACACTAAATACCAGACTATTTGCCTGCGACAGAGGTTTTTTTTAAGTACGTCTTGTGCTATTATAACTGCTCTTATGCTAGTATAACTGTGAGCTCTTCCTTAGTTTACAGTTTAACCCACAACAGAAAAACTGTGAGCTCTATCTTActtcaacaaaaaataaaagctTCTAACTGTTGTGCATTGATATAGCATAGAGAGGGCAGTATCAAAACGTACCCCTCTCTACCACCAAGAAGTTTTCATTAATGGGTACATCCTGAGTCATGTTGGCACGTAAAATTGGTCTCCAAAATGTTAGAAAATAAATGGTGCATTGTTAGTACAAGAGAAGACACACGCTTTATGTGTATCCCAGAAAAAGACCCATGCTCTCATCGAGGTGAAATATATTGTATTTCTTATCCCTCATAACCTCTAAAAGACCTTGAGAACATAACCCCATTTAtattttttgctacaaataaGTTAACGCGCATGATTAGAGTGACCCTTTCATATCATAATTTATCTATAAACTTCCAGTCTTATTTACTGAACAAGCTAAGGTTTCTAAATAATTCTTTACGAGTCAAATTCCCTTTAAAGGGGGAAAAAGAACTGAAGGGTATCCAACCCATGTACAGAAGCATCATACACGTATGGTAAGTTCAGGAAAACCAGTGCAAGTTATCTACTCACTGATTTCTTTATGAGAGCTAACGGCATAACTACAAATTTTTACGGTATTTTTACAGCCgagaaataaaaagataaaaaagtataagaattaattccaccCCCAAGTAACCGACCACTACTTCGAGATGTCACCAAGAAAAATTTAACATCACGCAGGACTAACAGAAACCAAAGCAACTAAAAGAGGTAATAGGAATTTCAGCTGAAAAGAATAGGTAAATAGGAATTtcagttgaaaaagaaaaggtaaatAGGAATTTCAAACTGCTCTTTATAGTACAGTACTACCTGCAAATGTTCTGATGCAGCTTATCTTGTAGATCAATGAAGCTATTGTACCTAGCCTCGTCAAATGTTACACCTCTTAAGACAGCGCACACAACATATGGGCGAATCTTGGATGTCTAAACAGGAAAGGACAATCGTTAACGCAATAAGAAAATTCTTTATAATCATTTTAGTTTCTTTACCACACATTTAGTGGTCGGCAAACACTTAACAAAAACATAGCTTTATCAAGTCGTACCTCTTTTCCGACACGCATTTCAAGCATAGATTCTTTACCAACATTTGCCACCTTATATGTAGGGATCGGATCAAGCCCACCAAATATTCGGAGAGCTTGAGCTAGCCCTTCAAGACAAAGCAAATCATATCTGCAATACCAATTTGAATGAAAACATATTACACTGCCAATGCCGAATTAGCAGCACTCTTGTTATGCTTCAAATAACGAATAATTAAAATTTCTAACAATCCCATGCCACTAAACAGAATTGAGCTCAAAATGCTAGTAAGCCACCACAGAGAATCAGTTATACTTATTTCCAAATATTCAAAGCATAACCAAAACCCCAAGATTTTCTACCAATTCAAGAAAATTCATTCTGCAATCTAATTATGAAAAGCACAAAGGACCACCTGTTTGCCGGAActtcaattttgtatataatCTCTCCATCATCCTCAGTCGCCTCTTCCTCCAGATGCTTCTCTTTTCTTTGCATTGCTTTTTCTGTTGTCTACATTTTTTTTTTCACACATGCATAAACTCAGTAGGAAACTAACAACCAATGCTTGGATGAAATAAACTTGCTGAAGAGAAGAACACATATGATTATACAAATTACTCCTCCCATCCCCAATCCCCATAAAAGTCACTGACCCAGAGTATAAAAGCTTTAAAAAAAGCTCAATTCACAactttttgaaaacaaaaatctACATATTTGGGATATTATTTTTTGATCGAGTAAGTTCATTTGggatattattttttgattgagTAAGATTGTTTGGGATATTATTTTTTGATCAAGTTTGTTTGGGATGTTAATTTAAgcggagaagggtagaggggctgGCCCATTATCCATTCAGTATAGAACCATGTGGCACTAAACTGGAGCCATTACCCCCAAAGATTTCTTGGTTATAAAAAAAATGCATATTTGGGAACTATAAAGGATATTACtactaaataataatttttctaaaattgttaaaatatttatatatatgatattttgaaaaaaaaaacattctaAGATAGAACAATTTGATTCCCAAATAGTAATGTAGTTTTCAAACAGGACAGGGGGGAGTTCATCAAAAAGGAACAAGTATGATAAttcagttagattttcaaatataaaaataacaaGTATGATAATAAGCGGAATTTGGTGGTACTTACAGCCTCCTCGAGCTCAATACCGAACTTAAAGCACAATTCGTCGAATTCTTCATAGGCTGcaaaattcacataaaaaaacGAGGTCAATTAGATGCCGCAATTTTGATAGTGTGCGAAAGGGCAACAGtgggagagagagaaagagaaaactCACTATAAGTACAGCCTAGGGCTTCGAACAGACGGTCTCTTCCAACGCTGACGGTTGGCATGGTGGCGA is from Nicotiana tabacum cultivar K326 chromosome 18, ASM71507v2, whole genome shotgun sequence and encodes:
- the LOC107770299 gene encoding phenylalanine--tRNA ligase beta subunit, cytoplasmic yields the protein MPTVSVGRDRLFEALGCTYTYEEFDELCFKFGIELEEATTEKAMQRKEKHLEEEATEDDGEIIYKIEVPANRYDLLCLEGLAQALRIFGGLDPIPTYKVANVGKESMLEMRVGKETSKIRPYVVCAVLRGVTFDEARYNSFIDLQDKLHQNICRRRTLVAIGTHDLDTIEGPFTYEALPPSEINFVPLKQTRNFRADELMEFYKSDLKLKKFLHIIENSPVYPVIYDCKRTVLSLPPIINGAHSAITLKTKNVFIECTATDLTKANVVLNTMVTMFSVYCERKFEVEPVKVTYPDGKSFVYPDLSIYNMNVPLSYITGIIGVQLPENEVASLLHKMQLRAVESVSENAEVKFVVSVPPTRSDVLHPCDVAEDVAIAYGYNEIPKRRPASLKPLPLSQFSDLIRSEIAMAGYTEVLTWILCSKKEISSMLNCEEDKSAVIIADSRTSEFEVVRTNLMPGLLRTVGHNKDHPKPMKIFEVGDVVLLDGTKDVGAVNRRHLAALYCGANSGFELIHGLVDRIMEATRTSFVSPGDCEGYYIERSEEPAFLQGRQAKIVYKGNRIGTFGIVHPKVLKEFDIPDPCSFVELDMQSFL